The following proteins are co-located in the Rattus norvegicus strain BN/NHsdMcwi chromosome 19, GRCr8, whole genome shotgun sequence genome:
- the LOC134483670 gene encoding disks large homolog 5-like, whose amino-acid sequence MSVVVTTRVDVDGEESRVKQTKPKETCRQTSSPETVLSKVQSNEEEERLNRELELTTKERNELTDRLLYVTGGSMNKSPYFRPNPFYEKLKIREKEVMSLLHNLDIKNTEHREKFQELKKEINFYRSQELQETWNRTDPRKTAP is encoded by the exons ATGAG tgttgtagtgacaaccagagTTGATGTTGatggagaagagtctagagtgaagcaaacgaaacctaaag agacCTGCAGACAAacgtcatcccctgaaactgTCCTAAGCAAGGTGCAGTccaatgaggaagaggagaggctgaatagagaactggagctaactaccaaggagagaaatgagctgacagatcgcctcctttatgtgacaggtggatccatgaacaagag cccctacttcaggccaaatccattttatgaaaaattgaagataagggagaaagaggtcatgtcattgcTGCACAACTTAGACATAAAGAACactgaacatcgtgagaaatttcaggagctcaagaaggagattaacttctatag gtctcaggagctgcaggagacatggaataggacagatcccaggaagacagccccctga